Proteins encoded within one genomic window of Acipenser ruthenus unplaced genomic scaffold, fAciRut3.2 maternal haplotype, whole genome shotgun sequence:
- the LOC131731608 gene encoding P2Y purinoceptor 3-like, translated as MHAHTDTVMERDDSSLPLYPIEQWQNTSQSSPASLAPPSPPTTPSSSPSSCHIDESYKYIFLPLCYSVTFLLSLVLNSIILHRSFCGGGHRGGGRAKRWTPSLTYMVNLATTDLMYGLSLPFLIASYAMRDRWVFGDPVCRLVRFLFYFNLYCSLAFLACISLHRYLGVCHPLRSLASGGPRRAVKGVCLLVWAVVFALTSPIFRFARTGSNRDGNTVCWDDAPDWELQDYVPYGITLHVLLFCLPFGVIGWCYSRVARTIFRSLGEEGGGGGGGDGVLPSSSSSPQPPPSHSFLSLRRRRQSLRTVVTITLLLALCFLPFHVTRTVFLLLKGSAWGADCRTVALVSICYKLTRPLASFNAWLNALLYFLTKGRGGAARGGARREGGAQRLEVLQQKQDPERKSAPPADSGFKTLH; from the coding sequence atgcacgcacacactgacactgtgATGGAGAGAGACGACAGCTCCCTGCCCCTCTACCCGATCGAACAATGGCAGAACACCAGCCAGTCCTCCCCTGCCTCTCTAGCACCCCCTagcccccccaccaccccctcctcctccccctcgtCCTGCCACATCGACGAATCCTACAAATACATCTTCCTGCCCTTGTGCTACTCTGTCACCTTCCTCCTCAGCCTGGTCCTGAACTCCATCATCCTGCATCGCTCCTTCTGCGGGGGTGGGCACCGCGGAGGAGGCAGAGCCAAGCGCTGGACCCCCTCCCTCACCTACATGGTCAACCTGGCCACCACTGACCTCATGTACGGCCTCTCGCTGCCCTTCCTGATTGCCAGCTACGCCATGCGGGACCGCTGGGTGTTCGGGGACCCCGTGTGCCGGCTGGTGCGTTTCCTCTTCTACTTCAACCTCTACTGCAGCCTGGCCTTCCTGGCCTGCATCTCCCTGCACCGCTACCTGGGCGTGTGCCACCCCTTGCGCTCCCTGGCCAGCGGGGGGCCCCGCCGGGCCGTCAAGGGGGTCTGCCTGCTGGTCTGGGCCGTGGTGTTCGCTCTCACCAGTCCCATTTTCCGCTTCGCCCGCACTGGGAGCAACCGGGACGGGAACACGGTGTGCTGGGACGACGCGCCGGACTGGGAGCTGCAGGACTACGTTCCTTACGGGATCACCCTCCACGTGCTGCTCTTCTGCCTGCCCTTCGGGGTCATCGGGTGGTGTTACTCCAGGGTGGCCCGGACCATCTTCCGAAGcctgggggaggagggaggaggaggaggaggaggagacggggtgctcccctcctcctcctcctctccccagcCCCCTCCCTCGCACTCCTTCCTCAGTCTCCGGCGGCGGCGCCAGTCCCTGCGCACGGTGGTGACCATCACGCTGCTGCTGGCGCTCTGCTTCCTGCCCTTCCACGTCACGCGCACCGTCTTCCTGCTGCTCAAGGGCTCGGCCTGGGGGGCCGACTGCCGCACCGTCGCGCTCGTCTCCATCTGCTACAAGCTGACCCGGCCGCTCGCCTCCTTCAATGCCTGGCTCAACGCCCTGCTCTACTTCCTCACCAAGGGGAGGGGCGGGGCTGCCAGGGGAGGGGCCCGGAGAGAGGGCGGGGCCCAGAGGCTGGAGGTGCTGCAGCAGAAGCAAGACCCGGAGAGGAAGAGCGCACCCCCCGCGGACAGCGGCTTCAAAACCTTGCACTGA
- the LOC131731609 gene encoding P2R1A-PPP2R2A-interacting phosphatase regulator 1-like isoform X1, producing the protein MERMEVDQCAGAGSGGGALRRSNSAPMITGVSDGAAVFHAGGSARYRRSSVSVNLSCPGQALPLSPFRLASGRLEPHKQEESMEMNSRDTLPRNSSQHSQHTARHWDEGFSLPIHAVDSGVTPNSSPSPTRRFASRGSVSPSVRSPPLGSLKRKGGVDLDAPPKKLFVAGVPGRGRQDSALLTAGCSLSVFPAGCVGAGVPVCTPPQDPPPLSLAVSLPAPRSPLCFPQAFTTQPPGI; encoded by the exons ATGGAGCGGATGGAGGTGGATCAGTGCGCAGGCGCAGGAAGCGGAGGAGGGGCTCTGCGGCGGTCCAACAGCGCCCCCATGATCACCGGTGTCAG TGACGGCGCGGCCGTGTTCCACGCGGGGGGGTCCGCGCGCTATCGGAGGAGCAGCGTGTCCGTCAATCTCAGCTGCCCGGGTCAG gccctCCCCCTGTCTCCATTCCGACTGGCCAGCGGTCGGTTGGAGCCTCACAAGCAG GAGGAGAGCATGGAGATGAACTCCAGAGACACGCTGCCGAGGAACAG CTCCCAGCACTCCCAGCACACAGCCAGGCACTGGGATGAAGGATTCTCACTG CCAATCCATGCTGTTGACAGCGGGGTCACACCAAATTCCTCCCCCAGTCCGACAAGGAGGTTTGCAAG CAGGGGGAGTGTGAGCCCCAGTGTGCGCTCCCCACCCCTGGGGTCCCTCAAGAGGAAAG GTGGCGTGGATCTCGATGCCCCGCCTAAGAAGCTGTTTGTGGCGGGGGTGCCGGGACGGGGGCGCCAGGACTCTGCTCTCCTCACTGCGGGCTGCTCTCTCAG TGTGTTCCCTGCTGGGTGTGTCGGAGCTGGGGTCCCAGTCTGCACTCCCCCCCAGGACCCCCCTCCTCTGTCCCTCGCGGTCTCCCTGCCGGCCCCCCGCTCGCCACTCTGCTTCCCTCAAGCCTTCACCACACAGCCCCCCGGCATCTAA
- the LOC131731609 gene encoding P2R1A-PPP2R2A-interacting phosphatase regulator 1-like isoform X2 translates to MERMEVDQCAGAGSGGGALRRSNSAPMITGVSDGAAVFHAGGSARYRRSSVSVNLSCPGQALPLSPFRLASGRLEPHKQEESMEMNSRDTLPRNSSQHSQHTARHWDEGFSLPIHAVDSGVTPNSSPSPTRRFARGSVSPSVRSPPLGSLKRKGGVDLDAPPKKLFVAGVPGRGRQDSALLTAGCSLSVFPAGCVGAGVPVCTPPQDPPPLSLAVSLPAPRSPLCFPQAFTTQPPGI, encoded by the exons ATGGAGCGGATGGAGGTGGATCAGTGCGCAGGCGCAGGAAGCGGAGGAGGGGCTCTGCGGCGGTCCAACAGCGCCCCCATGATCACCGGTGTCAG TGACGGCGCGGCCGTGTTCCACGCGGGGGGGTCCGCGCGCTATCGGAGGAGCAGCGTGTCCGTCAATCTCAGCTGCCCGGGTCAG gccctCCCCCTGTCTCCATTCCGACTGGCCAGCGGTCGGTTGGAGCCTCACAAGCAG GAGGAGAGCATGGAGATGAACTCCAGAGACACGCTGCCGAGGAACAG CTCCCAGCACTCCCAGCACACAGCCAGGCACTGGGATGAAGGATTCTCACTG CCAATCCATGCTGTTGACAGCGGGGTCACACCAAATTCCTCCCCCAGTCCGACAAGGAGGTTTGCAAG GGGGAGTGTGAGCCCCAGTGTGCGCTCCCCACCCCTGGGGTCCCTCAAGAGGAAAG GTGGCGTGGATCTCGATGCCCCGCCTAAGAAGCTGTTTGTGGCGGGGGTGCCGGGACGGGGGCGCCAGGACTCTGCTCTCCTCACTGCGGGCTGCTCTCTCAG TGTGTTCCCTGCTGGGTGTGTCGGAGCTGGGGTCCCAGTCTGCACTCCCCCCCAGGACCCCCCTCCTCTGTCCCTCGCGGTCTCCCTGCCGGCCCCCCGCTCGCCACTCTGCTTCCCTCAAGCCTTCACCACACAGCCCCCCGGCATCTAA
- the LOC131731609 gene encoding P2R1A-PPP2R2A-interacting phosphatase regulator 1-like isoform X3, with the protein MERMEVDQCAGAGSGGGALRRSNSAPMITGVSDGAAVFHAGGSARYRRSSVSVNLSCPGQEESMEMNSRDTLPRNSSQHSQHTARHWDEGFSLPIHAVDSGVTPNSSPSPTRRFASRGSVSPSVRSPPLGSLKRKGGVDLDAPPKKLFVAGVPGRGRQDSALLTAGCSLSVFPAGCVGAGVPVCTPPQDPPPLSLAVSLPAPRSPLCFPQAFTTQPPGI; encoded by the exons ATGGAGCGGATGGAGGTGGATCAGTGCGCAGGCGCAGGAAGCGGAGGAGGGGCTCTGCGGCGGTCCAACAGCGCCCCCATGATCACCGGTGTCAG TGACGGCGCGGCCGTGTTCCACGCGGGGGGGTCCGCGCGCTATCGGAGGAGCAGCGTGTCCGTCAATCTCAGCTGCCCGGGTCAG GAGGAGAGCATGGAGATGAACTCCAGAGACACGCTGCCGAGGAACAG CTCCCAGCACTCCCAGCACACAGCCAGGCACTGGGATGAAGGATTCTCACTG CCAATCCATGCTGTTGACAGCGGGGTCACACCAAATTCCTCCCCCAGTCCGACAAGGAGGTTTGCAAG CAGGGGGAGTGTGAGCCCCAGTGTGCGCTCCCCACCCCTGGGGTCCCTCAAGAGGAAAG GTGGCGTGGATCTCGATGCCCCGCCTAAGAAGCTGTTTGTGGCGGGGGTGCCGGGACGGGGGCGCCAGGACTCTGCTCTCCTCACTGCGGGCTGCTCTCTCAG TGTGTTCCCTGCTGGGTGTGTCGGAGCTGGGGTCCCAGTCTGCACTCCCCCCCAGGACCCCCCTCCTCTGTCCCTCGCGGTCTCCCTGCCGGCCCCCCGCTCGCCACTCTGCTTCCCTCAAGCCTTCACCACACAGCCCCCCGGCATCTAA